In Arachis hypogaea cultivar Tifrunner chromosome 2, arahy.Tifrunner.gnm2.J5K5, whole genome shotgun sequence, a genomic segment contains:
- the LOC140179179 gene encoding purple acid phosphatase 17-like — protein MSKSFLLFTIIVVISFGLWVLYASAELQRFTQPCKSDGSLHFLVVGDWGRRGEYNQSEVAYQLLHENCLKRKVPTSEQGSDKNNGAHNG, from the exons ATGTCtaaatcttttcttctcttcacgattattgttgttattagctTTGGTTTGTGGGTTCTTTATGCATCTGCAGAGCTTCAGAGATTTACACAACCATGTAAAAGTGACGGTTCTCTTCATTTTTTGGTGGTTGGTGATTGGGGAAGAAGAGGTGAATATAACCAATCTGAAGTTGCTTACCAG CTACTGCATGAAAACTGCTTGAAGAGGAAAGTACCTACTAGTGAACAG GGCAGTGATAAAAACAATGGAGCTCATAATGGATGA